Proteins encoded in a region of the Populus alba chromosome 13, ASM523922v2, whole genome shotgun sequence genome:
- the LOC118035502 gene encoding putative methyltransferase At1g22800, mitochondrial produces MRGTLSMCQRTSQLLLRGRRRATKETYTFIPSISYCTNIDNNTIDGPQSPRVKIFDRELKRKQRDRAAWLMRPSDPFVDAVADNLLDRLEDCKKTFPTALCLGGSSEAVRRLLRGRGSIEKLIMMDTSNDMVQLCKDADAAQQDSNQNIETSFVVGDEEFLPIKESSVDLVISCLGLHWTNDLPGAMIQCKLALKPDGLFLAAILGGETLKELRIACTVAQMEREGGISPRISPLAQVRDAGNLLTRAGFTLPGVDVDEYVVRYSNALELIEHLRAMGETNALLQRNNVLKRETALATAAIYDSMFAAEDGTIPATFQVIFMTGWREHPSQQKAKRRGSATISFDDIQKQFSSDS; encoded by the exons ATGAGAGGCACCCTGTCTATGTGTCAGAGGACTTCACAGTTGCTActtagaggaagaagaagagcaacAAAAGAGACCTACACTTTCATCCCCTCAATTTCTTATTGCACAAACATTGACAATAACACCATCGATGGGCCACAAAGTCCAAGGGTCAAGATTTTCGATCGGGAACTCAAACGAAAACAG CGTGACCGAGCTGCGTGGTTGATGAGGCCAAGTGATCCTTTTGTGGATGCTGTTGCTGACAATTTGTTGGATCGCCTGGAG GATTGCAAGAAAACATTCCCTACCGCGTTGTGCTTAGGGGGTTCTTCGGAAGCTGTCAGACGTTTGCTACGTGGTCGTG GCTCCATTGAAAAGCTTATCATGATGGACACTTCAAATGACATGGTTCAATTATGCAAGGATGCTGATGCTGCTCAACAAGATTCAAATCAGAATATTGAAACGTCCTTTGTGGTGGGAGATGAGGAGTTTCTACCTATAAAAGAAAG TTCGGTAGATTTGGTTATCAGTTGCTTGGGACTCCATTGGACAAACGATCTTCCAGGAGCCATGATACAG TGTAAACTAGCATTGAAGCCGGATGGCCTATTTTTAGCAGCTATTTTGGGTGGAGAAACCTTGAA GGAGCTGAGAATAGCATGCACTGTGGCTCAAATGGAGCGTGAAGGAGGCATTAGTCCTCGCATATCACCTCTGGCACAA GTCCGTGATGCAGGGAATCTTTTAACCAGGGCAGGCTTCACCCTTCCTGGAGTTGATGTTGACGAATATGTAGTTAGGTATAGCAATG CTCTGGAGCTGATAGAGCATTTGCGCGCAATGGGCGAAACTAATGCTCTTCTGCAAAGGAACAAT GTTCTAAAGAGAGAAACAGCCCTTGCTACTGCAGCAATTTATGATTCAATGTTTGCTGCAGAAGATGGCACCATTCCCGCAACATTCCAG GTTATATTCATGACGGGGTGGAGGGAGCACCCTTCCCAGCAGAAGGCCAAAAGGAGGGGGTCTGCTACCATATCATTCGATGACATCCAAAAGCAATTTAGCAGTGATAGTTGA